The following are encoded in a window of Fusarium falciforme chromosome 11, complete sequence genomic DNA:
- a CDS encoding Zn(2)-C6 fungal-type domain-containing protein yields MPSADIRLLTDLESRYIHSVHLFNPILHLPTLHDLILRVAESQFDWSPEACLVALVCAIGAMTEPLEISQTPEASSGVDPDESRSRSNPSLAIGYWNVASKRLGLVLDRNDITAVQCLCLAGIWHMLNLQPLQAWKYFSHAGNAWFCTVMRNGPLPKPPERTHFGPICVQDALCFTIWKSICELHPELSLPPSVLQDCEVLRPFPTLPDLDDPRLGDPLIDSERSWLYYLAEIAARHLINDLLECHVYDFDNLQRADVARMIRHTEIFEAQIDEWRSSLPAQLQFDMPTDWTLPGLDHPMTMVLRQRYLSSLELTYRPLLRLCTDFSLEDFQGYDALLLSRVVKLASQNLRFSYLKILNTSKSLHQGTWFNLRSLTGSCLRFAAAEKAQREGKLAGAQEVQMPPDWRSCVMKGIETLEPYWASKRGGGAGLMELMDQALAM; encoded by the exons ATGCCAAGCGCCGATATAAGGCTCCTGACTGACCTCGAATCGAGGTATATCCATAGCGTGCACCTGTTTAACCCCATATTGCATCTTCCAACACTGCACGATCTGATTCTTCGCGTCGCAGAAAGCCAGTTCGATTGGTCACCTGAGGCATGCCTCGTTGCGCTTGTGTGTGCCATCGGTGCTATGACCGAGCCATTAGAGATATCCCAAACGCCTGAAGCGTCCAGCGGAGTCGATCCAGATGAGTCTCGAAGTCGTAGCAACCCCAGCCTGGCCATCGGGTACTGGAACGTCGCATCTAAGCGCCTgggcctcgtcctcgaccGGAATGACATAACGGCTGTGCAATGTTTGTGCCTGGCAGG GATATGGCACATGCTGAACCTACAACCGCTCCAAGCTTGGAAGTACTTTAGCCATGCTGGAAACGCATGGTTCTGCACAGTCATGCGCAA TGGCCCGTTGCCCAAGCCTCCTGAACGAACTCACTTTGGTCCGATCTGCGTCCAAGATGCTCTATGCTTCACGATTTGGAAATCTATCTG TGAGCTGCACCCCGAATTGTCACTTCCTCCCTCAGTTTTGCAGGACTGCGAAGTCCTTCGTCCGTTTCCAACACTGCCAGACCTGGACGATCCAAGACTTGGCGACCCCTTGATAGACAGCGAGCGCAGCTGGCTCTACTATCTAGCTGAGATTGCTGCGCGCCACCTCATAAATGACCTTCTCGAATGTCATGTTTACGACTTTGACAACCTCCAGCGTGCGGATGTTGCACGAATGATACGTCACACCGAGATATTCGAGGCGCAGATCGATGAGTGGCGTTCATCCTTGCCTGCTCAGCTCCAATTCGATATGCCTACGGACTGGACTCTTCCAGGACTAGATCACCCTATGActatggtgttgaggcagcGGTACCTGTCGAGCCTCGAGTTGACATACCGGCCCTTGCTACGGTTGTGCACCGACTTTTCCCTGGAAGATTTCCAAGGATATGACGCATTGCTTCTAAGCAGAGTTGTCAAACTGGCTTCGCAAAACCTACGATTCTCATACTTGAAGATCCTCAACACAAGCAAGAGTCTACACCAGGGGACTTGGTTCAACCTTCGCAGCTTGACCGGATCATGCCTCCGATTCGCTGCGGCAGAGAAAGCTCAACGGGAGGGAAAGCTGGCCGGCGCACAAGAGGTTCAGATGCCGCCAGATTGGAGATCTTGTGTAATGAAAGGGATAGAGACTCTGGAGCCGTACTGGGCTTCAAAACGCGGTGGAGGAGCAGGTTTGATGGAACTAATGGACCAAGCCCTGGCGATGTAG